The following proteins come from a genomic window of Denitromonas sp.:
- a CDS encoding M61 family metallopeptidase, producing MPSAPVRYRIQPLDLAGHLFAVSCEIPAPAATGQVVSLPAWIPGSYMVRDFAKNIVTIAASAGGMPVALEKRDKHSWRAGRVPPGVALTVAYTVYAWDLSVRTAHLDQTHGFFNGTSVFLAVEGQSAQRYLVEIQPPPVDAIGDWRVATAMREATGIDGAARRHGFGWYEADDYDELIDHPVEMGDFTLATFTAGGVPHEVVLTGRHDCDMTRLCADLTQICEWQIALFGAPPPMSRYLFLTMVVGDGYGGLEHRASTALLTRRDDLPFDGMTGQTEGYRRFLGLCSHEYFHSWNVKRIRPAAFIPYDLSQETYTPLLWLFEGFTSYYDDLALVRSGVITPADYLGLLAKTITQVHKGSGRLKQSVAESSFDAWTKYYRQDENAANAIVSYYSKGGLIALALDLQLRIASDGQRSLDDVMRALWQAHGQTGVGVTEAGVFEQVASVGGAAVARWLRKAVHGTDDLPLARWLRPVGVRVSHASPKAPSLGARLSGSTGAAVLAVVHEGGAAHRAGLSAGDTLIAIDGLKVGAETLEPMLARRAAGDTVRVHAFRRDELMCFDVSLDAGECPVQLELAPRPAAAVQRLRKGWLGA from the coding sequence ATGCCTTCCGCCCCGGTCCGTTACCGCATCCAGCCGCTTGATCTCGCCGGCCATCTGTTTGCCGTCAGCTGCGAGATTCCCGCGCCAGCCGCCACCGGGCAGGTCGTGTCGCTGCCGGCATGGATTCCGGGCAGCTACATGGTGCGCGATTTTGCCAAGAATATCGTGACCATCGCGGCCAGCGCCGGCGGTATGCCGGTCGCCCTCGAGAAGCGCGACAAGCACAGCTGGCGGGCCGGCCGTGTGCCACCCGGTGTGGCGCTGACCGTGGCCTATACGGTCTATGCCTGGGATCTGTCGGTGCGTACGGCACACCTCGATCAGACGCACGGTTTTTTCAATGGCACCAGCGTGTTCCTGGCGGTCGAGGGGCAGAGCGCGCAGCGCTACCTGGTGGAGATCCAGCCACCGCCGGTCGACGCCATCGGCGACTGGCGGGTGGCCACGGCAATGCGTGAGGCCACGGGCATCGATGGCGCGGCCCGCCGTCATGGCTTTGGCTGGTACGAGGCGGACGACTACGACGAGCTGATCGATCACCCGGTCGAGATGGGCGACTTCACCCTAGCCACCTTCACCGCCGGCGGCGTGCCGCACGAGGTGGTCCTGACTGGCCGGCACGATTGCGACATGACTCGCCTGTGCGCCGATCTGACGCAGATCTGCGAGTGGCAGATTGCCCTGTTCGGTGCGCCGCCGCCGATGTCGCGTTATCTGTTTCTGACCATGGTGGTGGGCGACGGCTATGGCGGGCTGGAGCATCGCGCCTCGACGGCCTTGCTGACCCGCCGGGATGACCTGCCGTTTGACGGCATGACCGGGCAGACCGAGGGCTACCGGCGCTTCCTCGGCCTGTGCAGCCATGAGTATTTCCACAGCTGGAACGTCAAGCGCATTCGTCCGGCGGCCTTCATCCCCTACGATCTGTCACAGGAAACCTACACGCCGCTGCTGTGGTTGTTCGAAGGCTTCACCTCGTATTACGACGACCTGGCGCTGGTGCGTTCGGGCGTGATCACGCCGGCCGATTACCTGGGGCTGCTCGCCAAGACCATCACCCAGGTTCACAAGGGTAGCGGGCGCCTCAAGCAGAGCGTGGCCGAATCGTCCTTCGACGCGTGGACCAAGTATTACCGCCAGGACGAGAACGCGGCGAATGCGATCGTCAGCTACTACAGCAAGGGCGGGTTGATCGCCTTGGCGCTGGACCTGCAGCTGCGCATCGCCAGCGACGGCCAGCGCAGTCTCGATGACGTGATGCGGGCCTTGTGGCAGGCCCATGGACAGACCGGTGTCGGCGTGACCGAAGCGGGTGTGTTCGAACAGGTGGCGAGCGTGGGCGGCGCGGCCGTGGCGCGCTGGCTGCGCAAGGCGGTGCACGGGACCGACGACCTGCCGCTGGCACGCTGGTTGAGGCCGGTCGGGGTGCGGGTGTCCCATGCCTCGCCCAAGGCACCGTCGCTGGGGGCGCGCCTGAGCGGTTCAACGGGCGCCGCCGTGCTGGCGGTCGTGCACGAGGGGGGCGCCGCGCATCGGGCGGGTCTGTCTGCCGGTGATACCCTGATTGCGATCGACGGGCTGAAAGTGGGCGCCGAGACGCTGGAGCCGATGCTCGCCCGCCGTGCCGCGGGCGATACGGTGCGCGTGCACGCCTTTCGCCGTGACGAGCTGATGTGCTTCGATGTGTCGCTCGATGCCGGGGAGTGCCCGGTGCAGCTCGAACTGGCGCCGCGTCCGGCGGCGGCCGTGCAGCGCTTGCGCAAAGGCTGGCTCGGCGCCTAA
- the ftsH gene encoding ATP-dependent zinc metalloprotease FtsH, which yields MNNLFKNLAIWMVIGVVLMTVFNQFNKQQLSQNTMEYSQFMQEAKAGKITKVLIDGRVVRATTQEGRNIVVYTPGTQDLWMVSDLMRYGVNVTAGKPEEEQSFLTSIFVSWFPMLLLIGVWIFFMRQMQGGGRGGAFSFGKSKARMLDESANTVNFADVAGCDEAKEEVSELVDFLRDPSKFQKLGGRIPRGVLMVGSPGTGKTLLAKAIAGEAKVPFFSISGSDFVEMFVGVGAARVRDMFEQAKKQAPCIIFIDEIDAVGRQRGAGLGGGNDEREQTLNQLLVEMDGFEGSAGVIVIAATNRPDVLDPALLRPGRFDRQVVVPLPDIRGREQILRVHMRKVPIAPDVEPMVLARGTPGFAGADLANLVNEAALFAARASKRLVDMDDFESAKDKIMMGAARRSVVMPEEERRNTAYHESGHAVVAKLLDKTDPVHKVTIIPRGRALGVTMQLPAEDRYSQDRERLLQTIAVLFGGRIAEEIFMKQMTTGASNDFQRATDMARRMVTQWGMSDVLGPMVYGEEDGEIFLGRQVTTHKNVSESTMQKVDAEIRRILDQQYALARNLIETNADKVEAMTQALLEWETLDADQLDDIMDGRAPRPPKPTTMPPTRPGDDAPGAAPNAPAPAA from the coding sequence TTGAATAATCTTTTCAAGAATCTGGCGATCTGGATGGTGATCGGCGTCGTTCTGATGACGGTCTTCAATCAGTTCAACAAGCAGCAGCTTTCGCAGAATACGATGGAGTATTCGCAGTTCATGCAGGAAGCGAAAGCCGGCAAGATCACCAAGGTGCTGATCGACGGCCGTGTCGTGCGTGCAACCACCCAGGAAGGGCGGAACATCGTCGTCTATACGCCGGGTACGCAAGACCTGTGGATGGTCTCGGACCTCATGCGTTACGGCGTCAACGTCACCGCAGGCAAGCCGGAAGAGGAACAGTCCTTCCTCACCAGCATTTTCGTGTCCTGGTTCCCGATGCTGCTGCTGATCGGTGTGTGGATCTTCTTCATGCGCCAGATGCAGGGCGGCGGCCGAGGCGGGGCGTTCTCCTTCGGCAAGTCCAAGGCCCGGATGCTCGACGAGAGCGCCAACACGGTGAATTTCGCCGATGTGGCCGGCTGCGACGAGGCCAAGGAAGAAGTGTCCGAACTGGTCGACTTCCTGCGCGATCCGTCCAAATTCCAGAAGCTCGGCGGCCGCATCCCGCGTGGCGTGCTGATGGTCGGCTCGCCGGGTACCGGCAAGACGCTGCTCGCCAAGGCCATTGCCGGTGAAGCCAAGGTGCCGTTCTTCAGCATCTCCGGCTCCGACTTTGTCGAGATGTTCGTCGGTGTCGGTGCCGCCCGCGTGCGCGATATGTTCGAGCAGGCCAAGAAGCAGGCGCCGTGCATCATCTTCATCGACGAGATCGACGCGGTCGGCCGTCAGCGTGGTGCTGGCCTGGGCGGCGGCAATGACGAACGCGAACAGACCCTCAACCAGTTGCTGGTCGAGATGGACGGCTTCGAGGGGTCGGCGGGCGTGATCGTCATCGCCGCCACCAACCGTCCCGACGTGCTCGACCCGGCGCTGCTGCGCCCGGGCCGTTTCGACCGCCAGGTGGTGGTGCCGCTGCCCGATATCCGTGGCCGCGAGCAGATCCTGCGGGTGCACATGCGCAAGGTGCCGATCGCGCCGGACGTCGAGCCGATGGTGCTGGCCCGTGGCACACCGGGTTTTGCCGGTGCCGATCTGGCCAACCTGGTCAACGAAGCCGCCTTGTTTGCCGCTCGCGCGAGCAAGCGCCTGGTCGACATGGACGACTTCGAGAGCGCCAAGGACAAGATCATGATGGGCGCGGCCCGTCGCTCGGTGGTCATGCCGGAAGAAGAGCGTCGCAACACGGCCTACCACGAGTCGGGCCACGCCGTGGTCGCCAAGCTGCTCGACAAGACCGATCCGGTTCACAAGGTCACCATCATCCCGCGTGGTCGTGCGCTGGGCGTGACCATGCAGCTGCCGGCCGAAGACCGCTACAGCCAGGACCGTGAGCGCCTGCTGCAGACCATCGCCGTGCTGTTCGGTGGCCGTATTGCCGAAGAGATCTTCATGAAGCAGATGACCACCGGCGCCTCCAATGACTTCCAGCGCGCCACCGACATGGCACGCCGGATGGTGACGCAGTGGGGCATGTCCGATGTGCTCGGCCCGATGGTCTATGGCGAAGAGGATGGCGAGATCTTCCTCGGCCGCCAGGTGACGACGCACAAGAATGTGTCCGAATCGACGATGCAGAAGGTCGATGCCGAGATCCGCCGCATTCTCGACCAGCAGTACGCCCTGGCGCGTAACCTGATCGAGACCAACGCCGACAAGGTCGAAGCGATGACGCAGGCGCTGCTCGAGTGGGAGACCCTCGACGCCGACCAGCTCGACGACATCATGGACGGCCGCGCCCCGCGCCCGCCCAAGCCGACGACCATGCCGCCGACCCGGCCGGGCGATGACGCGCCCGGTGCCGCGCCAAACGCACCGGCGCCGGCGGCCTGA
- a CDS encoding RlmE family RNA methyltransferase, whose translation MKRSKTSKAWMREHLNDTYVQQARASGYRARAAYKLLEIDDKDKLLRPGMVVVDLGAAPGSWSQVASQKVGDGGRVIALDLLEVLGLPRMTFIQGDFQDAAVLRELEATLDGRPVDLVLSDMAPNISGIAAADQARSIGLCELALDFAVEHLKPGGNFLVKVFQGAGFDEYRRAMQAAFRSVVVRKPAASRDRSTEVYLLGLGVKPVE comes from the coding sequence ATGAAGCGTAGCAAGACCAGCAAGGCGTGGATGCGCGAGCATCTGAACGACACCTATGTCCAGCAGGCGCGCGCCTCGGGCTATCGCGCCCGTGCAGCCTACAAGCTGCTCGAGATCGACGACAAGGACAAGCTCCTCCGCCCCGGCATGGTGGTGGTCGACCTCGGCGCGGCGCCGGGGTCGTGGAGCCAGGTGGCGTCGCAGAAGGTCGGTGACGGCGGCCGGGTGATTGCACTGGATCTGCTCGAGGTACTCGGTCTGCCGCGGATGACCTTCATCCAGGGCGACTTTCAGGACGCGGCGGTGTTGCGCGAACTGGAGGCCACGCTCGACGGTCGGCCCGTTGACCTTGTGTTATCGGACATGGCCCCCAACATATCGGGTATCGCGGCGGCTGATCAGGCGCGATCGATCGGCTTGTGCGAGCTGGCGCTGGATTTCGCCGTCGAGCATCTCAAGCCGGGCGGCAACTTTCTGGTCAAGGTGTTTCAGGGGGCGGGCTTTGACGAGTACCGTCGCGCCATGCAGGCCGCGTTCCGCTCGGTGGTGGTGCGCAAGCCGGCCGCGTCGCGTGACCGCAGCACCGAAGTGTATTTGCTGGGCCTCGGGGTCAAGCCGGTCGAATAG
- the yhbY gene encoding ribosome assembly RNA-binding protein YhbY, whose translation MTDLTPVQRRALRARAHHLNPVVSVAGNGLSPSVLAEINHALTAHELIKVRVYGEDRDARQQLMAEICEQTGAASVQHIGNILVLWREAPADEKPAAEVKKKPAPRAAADKPRARAPYSRDAAAGRAKPAGRSTRTAAPRRQSRG comes from the coding sequence ATGACTGACCTCACGCCCGTCCAGCGACGTGCTCTTCGCGCCCGCGCCCACCATCTGAATCCGGTGGTCAGTGTTGCGGGCAACGGGTTGAGCCCCTCGGTGCTGGCTGAAATCAATCACGCCCTGACGGCTCACGAGCTGATCAAGGTCCGCGTCTATGGCGAAGACCGCGACGCCCGGCAACAGTTGATGGCCGAGATCTGCGAGCAGACCGGCGCCGCCAGCGTTCAGCATATCGGCAATATCCTCGTGCTGTGGCGCGAAGCGCCGGCCGACGAAAAACCCGCGGCCGAGGTCAAGAAGAAGCCCGCGCCGCGCGCGGCGGCCGACAAGCCCAGGGCCCGCGCCCCCTACAGCCGCGATGCCGCAGCCGGTCGCGCCAAGCCCGCTGGCCGCAGCACGCGAACCGCCGCACCGCGCCGCCAGTCACGTGGCTGA
- a CDS encoding DUF4149 domain-containing protein, producing the protein MTATVARLQRLLLTLWVGAMWAVGYLVVPVLFGELDNPVLAGALAGALFQNVAWLGLVCGAGLLFLQFARSHALPLPRVVVICVVGMLALVCVGQFVIDPIIAGIKAEAGPAGAMASELKDRFAMWHGVASVLYLCQSLLGVFAVWRAAVPAGTADTPVSSAT; encoded by the coding sequence GTGACCGCCACCGTCGCCCGCCTGCAGCGCCTGCTCCTCACCCTGTGGGTCGGTGCAATGTGGGCGGTGGGCTATCTGGTGGTGCCGGTACTGTTCGGGGAGCTGGACAACCCGGTGCTGGCCGGCGCGCTGGCTGGCGCACTGTTCCAGAACGTTGCCTGGCTGGGGCTGGTGTGTGGTGCCGGGTTGCTGTTTCTGCAGTTTGCCCGCAGCCATGCCTTGCCGTTGCCGCGGGTGGTCGTGATCTGCGTGGTCGGCATGCTGGCGCTGGTGTGCGTGGGGCAGTTCGTGATCGATCCGATCATCGCCGGCATCAAGGCCGAGGCGGGCCCCGCCGGGGCCATGGCCAGCGAGCTGAAGGACCGGTTTGCCATGTGGCACGGCGTGGCCAGCGTGCTCTACCTGTGCCAGAGCCTGCTCGGGGTGTTTGCCGTCTGGCGCGCCGCGGTGCCGGCTGGCACGGCGGACACGCCAGTGTCGTCAGCCACGTGA
- the greA gene encoding transcription elongation factor GreA, producing the protein MNKIPLTVTGAELLRQELHTLKTVERPSVIAAIAEARSHGDLSENAEYDAAKERQGFIEGRIKEVEGKLSMAQIIDPALLDADGRCVFGATIELEDLENESTVTYQIVGDDEADIKLGKISISSPIARALIGKYAGDVAEVQAPGGVREYEIIDVRYI; encoded by the coding sequence ATGAACAAGATTCCTCTGACCGTGACCGGAGCCGAGCTGCTCCGGCAAGAACTTCACACGCTGAAAACCGTCGAGCGGCCGAGCGTCATCGCCGCGATTGCCGAGGCGCGCTCGCACGGTGACCTGTCGGAAAACGCCGAGTACGACGCCGCCAAGGAGCGTCAGGGCTTTATCGAGGGGCGCATCAAGGAAGTCGAAGGCAAGCTGTCGATGGCGCAGATCATCGACCCGGCCTTGCTGGACGCCGACGGCCGCTGCGTGTTCGGTGCCACCATCGAACTTGAAGACCTCGAGAACGAAAGCACCGTGACCTACCAGATCGTCGGCGACGACGAAGCGGACATCAAGCTGGGCAAGATCTCGATCAGCTCGCCGATCGCCCGTGCGCTGATCGGCAAGTACGCCGGCGACGTGGCCGAGGTTCAGGCCCCGGGCGGCGTGCGCGAATACGAGATCATCGACGTCCGCTATATCTGA
- the carB gene encoding carbamoyl-phosphate synthase large subunit has product MPKRTDLQSILIIGAGPIIIGQACEFDYSGAQACKALREEGYRVILVNSNPATIMTDPETADVTYIEPITWQVVERIIDKERPDAILPTMGGQTALNCALDLAKHGVLEKYGVELIGASREAIDKAEDREKFKQAMTKIGLGSARSGIAHSLEEAFQVQAWIGFPVIIRPSFTLGGSGGGIAYNTEEFIEICKGGLEASPTNELLIEESLIGWKEYEMEVVRDKADNCIIVCSIENLDPMGVHTGDSITVAPAQTLTDKEYQILRNASIAVLREIGVDTGGSNVQFAINPDDGRMIVIEMNPRVSRSSALASKATGFPIAKVAAKLAVGYTLDELKNDITGGATPASFEPSIDYVVTKIPRFAFEKFPTANGRLTTQMKSVGEVMAIGRSFQESFQKALRGLEVGAYGLDEIEADPDELERELADPGAQRIWYVGQAFREGMTLDEVFKLTKIDPWFLVQIEDIVLTEKSLTGRSLKRLDAEQMRALKRKGFSDRRLSKLLATDETAVRLHRHGLGVRPVYKRVDTCAAEFATSTAYMYSTYEEECEAAPTGRRKIMVLGGGPNRIGQGIEFDYCCVHAALALREDGYETIMVNCNPETVSTDYDTSDRLYFEPITLEDVLEIVHVEQPEGVIVQFGGQTPLKRARALEANGVPIIGTSPDMIDAAEDRERFQKLLNDLGLKQPPNRTARTPDEAVRLAAEIGYPLVVRPSYVLGGRAMEIVHEQKDLERYMREAVKVSNESPVLLDRFLNDATEVDVDALSDGDQVIIGGIMEHIEQAGVHSGDSACSLPPYSLPADLQDELRRQTTAMAKALKVCGLMNVQFAIQGEGEAAVVYVLEVNPRASRTVPFVSKACSLQLAKIAARCMAGRSLADQGIAGEIVPPYFSVKEAVFPFNKFPGVDTILGPEMKSTGEVMGVGHTFAEAFVKSQIAAGVKLPQGGTAFISVKQTDRPAAVDVARQLHELGFGLVATRGTASAIEAAGIPVAAVNKVNEGRPHIVDMIKNNEISLVINTVEERRQAVADSRSIRTSALAAKVTVYTTAEGARAACMGLRHLDQLEVYAVQALHAELN; this is encoded by the coding sequence ATGCCCAAGCGTACCGACCTACAAAGCATCCTGATCATTGGCGCGGGACCGATCATCATCGGCCAGGCCTGCGAATTCGACTATTCCGGCGCGCAAGCCTGCAAGGCCCTGCGCGAGGAAGGCTATCGCGTCATCCTGGTGAACTCCAACCCGGCCACCATCATGACCGACCCGGAGACCGCCGATGTCACCTACATCGAGCCGATCACCTGGCAGGTCGTCGAGCGCATCATCGACAAAGAGCGCCCCGATGCCATCCTGCCGACCATGGGCGGGCAGACCGCGCTCAACTGCGCGCTCGACCTGGCCAAGCATGGCGTGCTCGAGAAATACGGCGTCGAGCTGATCGGCGCCTCGCGCGAGGCCATCGACAAGGCCGAGGACCGCGAGAAGTTCAAGCAGGCGATGACCAAGATCGGTCTCGGCTCGGCGCGCTCGGGTATTGCCCACTCGCTCGAAGAGGCCTTCCAGGTGCAGGCGTGGATCGGCTTCCCGGTCATCATCCGCCCGTCCTTCACGCTCGGCGGCAGCGGCGGTGGCATCGCCTACAACACTGAAGAATTCATCGAGATCTGCAAGGGCGGCCTCGAAGCCAGCCCGACCAACGAACTGCTCATCGAAGAGTCGCTGATCGGCTGGAAAGAGTACGAAATGGAAGTGGTCCGCGACAAGGCGGACAACTGCATCATCGTGTGCTCGATCGAAAACCTCGACCCGATGGGCGTGCACACCGGCGACTCGATCACCGTCGCGCCGGCGCAGACGCTGACCGACAAGGAATACCAGATCCTGCGTAACGCCTCGATCGCCGTGCTGCGCGAGATCGGCGTCGACACCGGCGGCTCGAACGTGCAGTTCGCCATCAACCCCGACGACGGCCGCATGATCGTCATCGAGATGAACCCGCGTGTGTCGCGGTCCTCGGCGCTGGCGTCCAAGGCCACCGGTTTCCCGATCGCCAAGGTGGCGGCCAAGCTGGCCGTTGGCTACACGCTCGACGAACTGAAGAACGACATCACCGGCGGTGCGACCCCGGCGTCCTTCGAGCCGTCGATCGACTACGTGGTCACCAAGATCCCGCGTTTCGCCTTCGAGAAGTTCCCGACCGCCAACGGCCGCCTGACCACCCAGATGAAGTCGGTGGGCGAGGTGATGGCCATTGGCCGCAGCTTCCAGGAGTCCTTCCAGAAGGCCCTGCGCGGCCTCGAGGTCGGCGCCTACGGCCTGGACGAGATCGAAGCCGATCCGGACGAGCTCGAGCGCGAGCTGGCCGACCCCGGTGCGCAGCGCATCTGGTACGTGGGCCAGGCCTTCCGTGAAGGGATGACGCTGGACGAGGTGTTCAAGCTCACCAAGATCGACCCGTGGTTCCTGGTCCAGATCGAAGACATCGTGCTGACCGAGAAATCGCTCACCGGTCGTTCGCTCAAGCGCCTGGACGCCGAGCAGATGCGCGCGCTCAAGCGCAAGGGTTTCTCCGACCGCCGCCTGTCCAAGCTGCTCGCCACCGATGAAACCGCGGTGCGCCTGCATCGCCACGGCCTTGGCGTGCGCCCGGTGTACAAGCGTGTGGATACCTGCGCCGCCGAGTTCGCCACCTCGACCGCCTACATGTACTCCACTTACGAGGAAGAGTGCGAGGCCGCGCCGACCGGCCGGCGCAAGATCATGGTTCTCGGCGGTGGCCCGAACCGCATCGGCCAGGGCATCGAGTTCGACTACTGCTGCGTCCATGCCGCGCTCGCCCTGCGCGAAGACGGCTACGAGACCATCATGGTCAACTGCAACCCGGAGACCGTGTCCACCGACTACGACACCTCCGATCGCCTGTACTTCGAGCCGATCACGCTCGAGGACGTGCTGGAGATCGTGCATGTCGAACAGCCCGAGGGTGTGATCGTCCAGTTCGGCGGCCAGACCCCGCTCAAGCGCGCCCGCGCGCTCGAAGCCAACGGCGTGCCCATCATCGGCACCAGCCCCGACATGATCGACGCGGCCGAAGACCGCGAGCGCTTCCAGAAGCTGCTCAACGACCTCGGCCTCAAGCAGCCGCCCAACCGCACCGCGCGCACGCCCGACGAGGCCGTGCGCCTGGCCGCCGAGATCGGCTATCCGCTGGTGGTGCGCCCGTCCTATGTGCTCGGTGGCCGTGCGATGGAAATCGTGCACGAGCAAAAAGACCTCGAGCGCTACATGCGCGAGGCCGTCAAGGTGTCCAACGAGTCGCCGGTGCTGCTCGACCGCTTCCTCAACGACGCCACCGAGGTGGACGTGGACGCGCTGTCGGACGGTGACCAGGTCATCATCGGCGGCATCATGGAGCACATCGAGCAAGCCGGCGTGCACTCGGGCGACTCGGCCTGCTCGCTGCCGCCGTATTCGCTGCCGGCCGACTTGCAGGACGAGTTGCGCCGTCAGACCACCGCCATGGCCAAGGCCCTCAAGGTGTGCGGCCTGATGAACGTGCAGTTCGCCATCCAGGGCGAGGGCGAGGCCGCCGTCGTGTATGTGCTGGAAGTGAACCCGCGTGCCTCGCGCACTGTGCCCTTCGTCTCCAAGGCCTGCTCGCTGCAACTGGCCAAGATCGCCGCCCGCTGCATGGCCGGCCGCTCGCTGGCCGACCAGGGCATTGCCGGCGAGATCGTGCCGCCGTACTTCTCGGTCAAGGAAGCGGTCTTCCCGTTCAACAAGTTCCCGGGCGTCGACACCATCCTCGGCCCCGAGATGAAGTCGACCGGCGAAGTCATGGGCGTGGGCCACACCTTTGCCGAAGCCTTCGTCAAATCGCAGATCGCCGCCGGCGTCAAGCTGCCGCAAGGCGGCACGGCCTTCATCAGCGTCAAGCAGACCGACCGCCCGGCGGCCGTCGACGTGGCGCGCCAGCTCCATGAACTCGGTTTCGGGCTGGTGGCCACGCGTGGCACCGCCTCGGCCATCGAGGCAGCCGGCATCCCGGTTGCAGCGGTGAACAAGGTCAATGAAGGCCGCCCGCACATCGTCGACATGATCAAGAACAACGAGATCTCGCTGGTCATCAACACCGTTGAAGAGCGCCGCCAGGCGGTGGCCGACTCGCGCTCGATCCGTACCAGCGCGCTGGCCGCCAAGGTGACGGTCTATACCACCGCCGAAGGCGCCCGCGCGGCCTGCATGGGCCTGCGCCACCTGGATCAACTGGAGGTGTACGCCGTGCAGGCGCTGCACGCCGAACTGAATTAA
- the carA gene encoding glutamine-hydrolyzing carbamoyl-phosphate synthase small subunit — protein sequence MTQFPRAILVLADGTVFSGKGIGAVGQTTGEVVFNTAMSGYQEILTDPSYSRQIVTLTYPHIGNTGVNAEDVESGRVHAAGLVIRDLPLRASNWRMGKTLDAYLRDEGVVAIADIDTRRLTRVLREKGAQAGCIVTAGEDGAIDVEAALAAARAFPGLAGMDLAKEVTAATTQEWTETEWDLVSGYGAVEAPKFHVVAYDFGVKRNILRMLASRGCRLTVVPAQTPAADVLAMNPDGVFLSNGPGDPEPCDYAISAIKSIVDKGVPTFGICLGHQLLALASGGRTAKMKFGHHGANHPVKDLDSGQVMITSQNHGFAVDADSLPGNLRATHVSLFDGSLQGIARTDAPAFSFQGHPEASPGPHDVAYLFDRFIKLMEAR from the coding sequence GTGACTCAATTTCCGCGCGCCATCCTCGTCCTTGCCGACGGGACGGTTTTCAGCGGCAAAGGTATCGGTGCGGTCGGCCAGACAACGGGCGAGGTCGTATTCAATACCGCCATGTCGGGCTATCAGGAGATCCTCACCGATCCGAGCTACTCACGGCAGATCGTGACGCTGACCTATCCGCACATCGGCAACACCGGTGTGAATGCCGAAGACGTCGAATCGGGCCGTGTGCACGCCGCCGGCCTGGTCATTCGTGACCTGCCGCTGCGCGCCTCGAACTGGCGCATGGGCAAGACGCTCGACGCCTACCTGCGCGACGAAGGCGTGGTTGCCATCGCCGACATCGACACCCGTCGCCTCACCCGCGTATTGCGCGAGAAGGGCGCCCAGGCCGGTTGCATCGTCACCGCGGGTGAAGACGGCGCGATCGACGTCGAGGCCGCGCTGGCCGCGGCGCGCGCCTTCCCCGGCCTGGCCGGCATGGATCTGGCCAAGGAGGTGACGGCCGCCACGACGCAGGAATGGACCGAGACCGAGTGGGATCTGGTGTCGGGCTATGGCGCGGTCGAGGCGCCGAAGTTTCATGTCGTGGCCTACGATTTTGGCGTCAAGCGCAACATCCTGCGCATGCTCGCCTCGCGCGGCTGCCGGCTCACTGTCGTGCCGGCACAGACGCCAGCTGCCGATGTGCTGGCCATGAATCCGGACGGTGTTTTCCTGTCCAACGGACCGGGGGACCCCGAGCCGTGCGACTACGCCATCTCGGCCATCAAGAGCATCGTGGACAAGGGGGTGCCGACCTTCGGTATCTGCCTCGGCCACCAGTTGCTCGCGCTCGCGTCCGGCGGGCGGACCGCCAAGATGAAGTTCGGCCACCACGGTGCCAACCACCCGGTCAAGGACCTCGACTCCGGCCAGGTGATGATCACCAGCCAGAACCACGGTTTTGCCGTCGATGCCGACAGCCTGCCGGGCAACCTGCGCGCCACCCATGTGTCGCTGTTCGACGGCAGCCTGCAGGGCATCGCACGCACCGATGCGCCGGCCTTCAGCTTCCAGGGTCACCCGGAAGCCAGCCCCGGCCCGCACGACGTGGCCTATCTGTTCGACCGCTTCATCAAACTGATGGAAGCGCGTTAG